The nucleotide sequence ATGTTTTTTGAATATCTACAAATACATCACCTATTCTATCCTCTGGACCTGCTTTTTCTATTAATACCTTTTTGTGCCAGCAGTGCATACCGCTTATTGGGTCTGGATTTGCTGGGAATACAGCGTTTTGGAATACTCCCGTTGTTCCTTTCCACCAGATCAATTCTGTATCTTTATTAAATTCTGGGAACTGCCATGATTTGAATGGTTTTACACCCTCTTTTGTTCTCATAAAATACTTAGAGCCTTCGTTTTTAATATCAACAAGTACAGAACCTAATCTCATTACACCAAGCGGATGTTTAAATCCGTCTATTTTTACTTCGTTTACGAGTCTCCATCTTCCGTTGTGGTGCGAACATGCTACAACACCCGGTCTTGTTGCTTGGGTTGGAACTGCCATTGCTACAAAGTATCCAGTTTTAATGCCTGTTAATGTATCTACAACCCAAACTTTTACAGCATCTCCTTTATTGATTCCAAGTCTTTTAGCATCTTTTTCATAAATCCATAATGGGTTATGGTTTTGTCCTATTTCCATCAACCACTTTGCGTTAATACTTCTTGTGTGGATTAAGTATGAAAGTCTGTAAATTGGGTTTAATACAAATGCATTCTCTTCCACAATGTAGTCGTGGTGCACTTGGCTAACGATATGGATCATTTTTTGTCTTTGTTCTTTATTTTTCGGATAGTATAAAACTGCATACTCAGGCCATTTCCAGTCTTTTAACGTTGGTGAGTAAAATTCTATGTGTCCAGAAGGAGTATGGAATCCTTGGAGAATTTTTCCATCTTTGTATACGCCGATTGTATGCTTCTTGCCCTCTTCTTCTGCATAAACAATACCAAGCTCTTCATCTATCTTGATAGCAGATTTTGGAATTTCTTTTCCTTTATATTTGTAAACACCTTTTTCTTGGTCATAAGGCAATGGTCTTTCCATCACATAGTAGATGTTTGTCTCTTCTGTCCAAGCTCCCCTATCTCTCATGTATTCATATGGAGTTATACCAAGCTGTTTGCAGACTTCAGAAAGCTTAGGAAGTTTTGAGAACGCTGCATTGTAGTACTCTTCAATTGTAACCGGCTTTCCTGGATTTTGTTTTGATTCCCAGTATTTTCTTATTCCAAGGCTTCCGTCTGGGTCTATTGCAAATGCAAGATTGATGAAAAATTCATTTTCTTCCCAAATTTCACCAAGTCCTACTTTTTTGTGTGCTTCCAATGTAGCTTTCGCCGGGTCGTTTGGCTTCCATCCCATCTTCATTAGTGCAACTCTTAAAACTGGCTGTCTAAATCCTGTCCATCTTTCAG is from Sulfurihydrogenibium sp. and encodes:
- a CDS encoding molybdopterin dinucleotide binding domain-containing protein, translating into IELLKDMYKDYTFEWAAQECRIPVEMIDKLYEMVVYAGNAITNYQWRGPAAGNRGGWVVGRAMNMLLTFTGSIGSVGGTGWHHWHVIDVGDKGGDACMADKPDPVKVWNELHWPPEWPLSSYELSYIYPHLLMDDEWRKKWQEKGLKIPDKVEVWFSRIYNPVWINPDGFRWVEALKDENKFGLTVYMSPNWAETAFYCDYILPMGLAGERHDQHSSETKPERWTGFRQPVLRVALMKMGWKPNDPAKATLEAHKKVGLGEIWEENEFFINLAFAIDPDGSLGIRKYWESKQNPGKPVTIEEYYNAAFSKLPKLSEVCKQLGITPYEYMRDRGAWTEETNIYYVMERPLPYDQEKGVYKYKGKEIPKSAIKIDEELGIVYAEEEGKKHTIGVYKDGKILQGFHTPSGHIEFYSPTLKDWKWPEYAVLYYPKNKEQRQKMIHIVSQVHHDYIVEENAFVLNPIYRLSYLIHTRSINAKWLMEIGQNHNPLWIYEKDAKRLGINKGDAVKVWVVDTLTGIKTGYFVAMAVPTQATRPGVVACSHHNGRWRLVNEVKIDGFKHPLGVMRLGSVLVDIKNEGSKYFMRTKEGVKPFKSWQFPEFNKDTELIWWKGTTGVFQNAVFPANPDPISGMHCWHKKVLIEKAGPEDRIGDVFVDIQKTFEVYKAWRDQLTRPAPGPGGLRRPKWMPRPWVPLADEAYKMPGSES